DNA sequence from the Myxococcus guangdongensis genome:
ACAGGAGGGAGTCGCCGCTAACCACCTGTAACGACTCGTAAAAACAATGCACGAACCGGGAATCGAACCCGGACGACCCTTGCGAGTCAGCGGATTTTAAGTCCGCTGCGTCTGCCAGTTCCGCCATTCGTGCAGGCCCCACAGTCCTACCAATCCCCCTGCCCACTGCTCAACACCATTCCGAGGCTCCACCCCGTCCGCCCGGAGGCGCGGCCCTGTCCCCTGCCCGACGCCCCCCTCTCGGACTCGACGGCGCCCTGCTTTCACTGTCCTGAAAGCGCCTCACGGGCACGACCCGGGGACGAACGACTTCTCCGGCGGCACCGCGCATTCTCCGCGGGTTCCATTGGAACGGCAGGTTTCATCTCGGCCCAAGCCCCGGAGAACGCCGCACATGAGCACGCCGCACCGTTCGCTCCTCCGAGCGGACGTCGTCCTGGTGAACGCACCCGGCGTGTATGCCTTTCGTGAGCACCCCGACTCGCGCTCCGTGCTCCATCGAGAGCTCGTGACCCACGCCCTGGGCCACTGAGGAGAATCACATCCATGTTGTTTCAGTACCTTGAAGACAGCGCGCGAGCGGCCCCTCGACGGACAGCGGTCATCGACGGTGAGCGAGCCATCTCCTACGAGGAGCTCGACGCGGGCGCGAACCAGGTGGCCCGCACGCTCCAGGAGCTCGGCATCGGCCGGGGCGCGCGAGTGGGACTCCACCTGAACAAGTCGCTCGAGGCCGTGGTGGGCCTGTTCGGCATCCTCAAGGCCGGCGCGGCCTACGTCCCCATCGACCCCTCCGCGCCCGAGTGGCGCCTGAAGTTCATCGCGCGGGACTGCGCGCTCGCGGCCATCCTCACCACCCCCACCTGGCAAGCCTCGCTCCAGGAGGTGCAGACCCTGCGCGGCATCATCCTGGTGGGAGCCAGACAGCCGAACACCGCCTTGCCCCCGCCCGGGGAGCACCTCCCGACGACACTGAGCTGGGAGCATGTTCGCACCCGCTCCACCTCGCGCCTGGAGAAGGACTCCCGCGCCACGCCCGAGGACCTGGCGTACGTCCTGTACACCTCCGGCGCCACCGGCCATCCCAAGGGGGTCATGCACAGCCATCGCGCCGGGGAGTCCTTCGTCGAGTGGGCCTTCCAGACGGCGAACGTGCGCTCCTCGGACCGCGTCTCCAGCCTCGCGCCCTTCCACTTCGACCTGTCCGTCTTCGACCTCTTCGCCACGGCCAAGGGCGCCGCCACGCTGGTGCTGGTGCCCATCGAGCTGTCCGCGATTCCCCGGGACCTGGCGGACTTCATCGCGAAGAAGGAGATCGCCATCTGGCACTCCGTGCCCTCGGTGCTCACCCAGCTCGAAGCCCGGGGCGCCCTGTCGCGGCATGCGTTCCCGCACCTGCGCACCGTGCTCTTCACCCGCGAGGTCTTCCCACACAAGTACCTGCGCAGGCTCGTGCTGACGCTGCCCAGGCTGCGTTACCTCAACCTCTACGGCACCACCGAGACGAACGTCTGCACGTACCACGTCGTCACGCCCGCGGACCTCGCGAGCCCCGACCCCCTGCCCATCGGCAAGGTCTGCTGCGGTGACGAGGTCATCGTCATCCGGGATGACGGCGCGCGGGCGGCGGACGGCGAGGAGGGCGAGCTGTGCGTGGCGGGCCCCACGCTGATGAGCGGTTATTGGGGCCAGGAGGAGCACACCCGGCAGGTGCTCGGCCCCATTCCGGGCCACCCCAGGGCCTATCGAACGGGGGACCGCGTCATCCGGGAGGCCGGGGGGGTGCTGCGCTTCCTGGGCCGCCGCGATGACCTGGTCAAGGTCCGGGGCCACCGCGTCGAGCTGACCGCCGTGGAGGAGGTGCTGCTGCGCCACCCGGATGTCGAGGAGAGCGCCGTGCTGACGCTCCCAGACGAACTCTCGGGCGGAGAGCTGCGCGCCTTCGTGGTGCTCAAGGACAACGCGAGCGCCAGTCTCCAGGACCTGCGGCAGCACTGCGTGGACTACCTGCCGCGCTACATGGTCCCCACCCGCATCGACACCTGCGAATCCCTGCCGAAGACGACCGCGGGGAAGAAGGACCGCGTCCGACTCCAGGAGCACGCGCGCCAACACGCCTGAGCCGTTGTCCCACCGCGTCGGGCCTGGCCTCTGGCGGCCTCGCTCCCGCCTGGAAACAGGAGTGAGTCGCCATGAACGAGTGCGTGGGACACGTCACCGAGGCGCGGGTCGCGCGGAGCATCCGGCCCCACCTCCACCCGGAGTCAGCCTGATGCTCGTGGACCTCTGGAAGGCCTTCGAGCAGCCGTGGAACCTGGACTCGGCGCCCTCGGAGGGCTCCTCGCGCCACCGGCCCTGGGTCTTCCGGCTGTCCGGCCTGCTCGACTGGCGCGCGCTGCGCCTGGCGCTCGAGGCCCTGGAGCATCGACACGAAGTCCTGCGGACCTCCCTCACCGTGGAGCGAGGACACGTCACCCCGTGTGTCCACAGGCCCGGCGTCTTCGTCCTGCCCACCCTCAGCCTGCTCGATGGAACGCGTGACTC
Encoded proteins:
- a CDS encoding amino acid adenylation domain-containing protein, whose amino-acid sequence is MLFQYLEDSARAAPRRTAVIDGERAISYEELDAGANQVARTLQELGIGRGARVGLHLNKSLEAVVGLFGILKAGAAYVPIDPSAPEWRLKFIARDCALAAILTTPTWQASLQEVQTLRGIILVGARQPNTALPPPGEHLPTTLSWEHVRTRSTSRLEKDSRATPEDLAYVLYTSGATGHPKGVMHSHRAGESFVEWAFQTANVRSSDRVSSLAPFHFDLSVFDLFATAKGAATLVLVPIELSAIPRDLADFIAKKEIAIWHSVPSVLTQLEARGALSRHAFPHLRTVLFTREVFPHKYLRRLVLTLPRLRYLNLYGTTETNVCTYHVVTPADLASPDPLPIGKVCCGDEVIVIRDDGARAADGEEGELCVAGPTLMSGYWGQEEHTRQVLGPIPGHPRAYRTGDRVIREAGGVLRFLGRRDDLVKVRGHRVELTAVEEVLLRHPDVEESAVLTLPDELSGGELRAFVVLKDNASASLQDLRQHCVDYLPRYMVPTRIDTCESLPKTTAGKKDRVRLQEHARQHA